In Tenacibaculum pacificus, a single window of DNA contains:
- a CDS encoding DUF1573 domain-containing protein: MKTILSFVAICFITLTVSAQEFKFETETIDYGKVAIASEGKRTFEFTNVGDEPLIVKDVVSSCGCTVPKKPEAPIMPGQKGQIEVSYDTKRPGGFSKSLTVLSNAKIKRKRIKIKGFIAKDVAPVKEKSIVNQ, encoded by the coding sequence ATGAAAACAATTTTATCATTTGTAGCTATATGTTTTATTACATTAACTGTAAGCGCTCAAGAATTTAAATTTGAAACAGAAACTATCGACTATGGAAAAGTAGCTATCGCATCAGAAGGAAAACGTACTTTTGAATTTACAAATGTAGGTGATGAACCTCTTATTGTTAAAGATGTAGTTTCTTCTTGCGGATGTACAGTTCCTAAAAAACCTGAAGCTCCTATTATGCCAGGGCAAAAAGGTCAAATTGAAGTTTCTTATGACACTAAAAGACCAGGAGGTTTTTCTAAATCATTAACGGTTCTTTCTAATGCTAAAATTAAAAGAAAAAGAATTAAAATTAAGGGATTTATCGCTAAAGACGTTGCTCCTGTTAAAGAAAAAAGTATTGTAAATCAATAA
- a CDS encoding aspartyl protease family protein, which yields MIKKLLLFFALIISFSSFSQKNFQFLGNKTEKQEIRFKLVNNLIVIPLKVNGNELSFILDTGVASTLLFNLTKKDSIGLNNVKKIMLRGLGRGEPITALTSTKNELKINNIVGSNQDLFVALTEDFNLSAKMGTTIHGIIGYDLLKDVITKINYKTKKIVFYNPKTYQQKKCRKCQEFPLEFYRKKPYVNVAVKIDTVGDLITPVKMLIDTGGTDAMWLFENTKAEIKTPIKYFKDILGEGLSGTIYGNRSKIPHISLGDFLIKEPTVSFLDKKSTLNARRFKERNGSIGGNILNRFKVWIDYPNKKMILKKNGSLKNGFYYNMSGLYLIHDGQELVKEKISNNSTKFYNSKNDRNTISLITKYHYKFKPSFKVDKVLKGSPAYNAGLLKGDIIKKINNKPAYEYQLNEITTMFQSQPSRKIKIIVKRRFKELKFEFRLKKEYKKSANNYWHFFTL from the coding sequence TTGATAAAAAAACTACTATTATTTTTTGCTTTGATTATTAGTTTTTCTTCTTTTTCTCAAAAGAATTTTCAGTTTTTAGGAAATAAAACAGAAAAACAAGAAATACGTTTTAAATTAGTTAATAATTTAATTGTTATCCCTTTAAAAGTTAATGGGAATGAATTGTCTTTTATTTTAGATACAGGAGTTGCTAGTACATTATTATTTAATTTAACCAAAAAAGATAGTATCGGTTTAAATAATGTTAAAAAAATAATGCTTCGTGGTTTAGGAAGAGGAGAACCTATAACTGCATTAACATCAACAAAAAATGAACTAAAAATAAATAATATTGTAGGTTCAAATCAAGATTTATTTGTTGCTTTAACCGAAGATTTTAATTTATCGGCTAAAATGGGAACAACTATTCACGGAATTATAGGTTATGATTTATTAAAAGATGTTATCACTAAAATTAATTATAAAACAAAAAAGATAGTTTTTTATAATCCTAAAACATATCAACAAAAAAAATGTAGAAAATGTCAAGAGTTTCCCTTAGAGTTTTATCGTAAAAAACCCTACGTAAATGTTGCCGTTAAAATTGATACAGTTGGTGATTTAATAACTCCTGTTAAAATGTTGATAGATACAGGAGGTACTGATGCAATGTGGTTGTTTGAAAATACAAAAGCCGAAATTAAAACACCTATAAAGTATTTTAAAGATATTTTAGGCGAAGGATTAAGTGGTACTATTTATGGAAATAGAAGTAAAATACCACATATTTCATTAGGTGATTTTTTGATAAAAGAACCTACTGTTTCTTTTTTAGACAAGAAATCTACTCTTAATGCAAGACGTTTTAAAGAAAGAAATGGAAGTATTGGTGGGAATATTTTAAACCGTTTTAAAGTTTGGATAGATTATCCTAATAAAAAAATGATTTTAAAGAAAAATGGTTCTTTGAAAAATGGTTTTTATTATAATATGAGCGGTTTATATTTAATTCATGACGGGCAAGAGTTGGTTAAAGAAAAAATAAGTAATAATTCAACAAAGTTTTATAATTCAAAAAATGATAGAAATACAATTTCTTTAATAACAAAATATCATTATAAATTTAAGCCGTCTTTTAAAGTTGATAAAGTTTTAAAAGGTTCACCTGCCTATAATGCTGGTTTATTAAAAGGAGACATTATAAAGAAAATAAATAATAAGCCTGCTTATGAATATCAATTAAATGAAATTACAACAATGTTTCAAAGTCAACCTTCTAGAAAAATAAAAATAATTGTAAAAAGACGCTTTAAAGAACTTAAATTTGAATTCAGGTTAAAAAAAGAATATAAAAAAAGTGCCAATAATTATTGGCACTTTTTTACTTTATAG
- a CDS encoding pyridoxal phosphate-dependent aminotransferase, with protein sequence MPVISIKGNSMPQSPIRKLVPFAEAAKKNGTKVFHLNIGQPDIKTPQVALDAVKNNTIEVLSYARSEGSEQYRTKLAAYYAKNDIHVNANNIIATTGGSEALLFTIGSITDPGDEIIIPEPFYANYNGFSTASGVKVVPVISKIEDNFALPAIEDFEKLITSKTKAILICNPGNPTGYLYSEAEIEKLKQIVLKHDLFLIADEVYREFTYDGEKHNSVMTLDGLEQNAIVIDSVSKRYSMCGARIGCIVSKNDEFINTAIKFAQARLSPPTYALLASEAALDTPQSYFDEVIEEYQERRNTLISELQKIDGVKVANPKGAFYCVAELPIADADDFAQWILEDFNDNNETIMVAPASGFYSTAGEGKNQIRMAYVLNKVDLIRSVEILKIALQQYKK encoded by the coding sequence ATGCCTGTTATTTCTATAAAAGGGAATTCTATGCCTCAATCACCAATTCGTAAATTGGTTCCTTTTGCAGAGGCTGCTAAAAAAAATGGAACTAAAGTTTTTCATTTAAATATTGGTCAACCAGATATTAAAACTCCTCAAGTAGCTTTAGATGCTGTTAAAAATAATACTATTGAAGTATTATCATACGCACGTTCTGAAGGTTCTGAACAATACCGTACAAAGTTAGCTGCATATTATGCTAAGAATGATATTCATGTAAACGCAAATAATATTATTGCTACTACAGGTGGTTCTGAAGCGTTATTATTTACTATTGGTAGTATTACTGATCCAGGTGATGAAATTATCATTCCTGAGCCTTTTTATGCTAACTATAATGGTTTTTCTACTGCTTCAGGAGTAAAAGTTGTTCCTGTAATTTCTAAAATAGAAGATAATTTCGCGTTACCTGCTATTGAAGATTTTGAAAAATTAATTACATCAAAAACAAAAGCTATTTTAATTTGTAACCCTGGTAATCCTACTGGTTATTTATATAGCGAAGCTGAAATTGAAAAATTAAAGCAAATCGTTTTAAAACACGATTTATTTTTAATTGCTGATGAAGTTTATCGTGAGTTTACTTATGATGGTGAAAAGCACAATTCAGTAATGACTTTAGATGGTTTAGAACAAAACGCTATTGTTATCGATTCTGTTTCTAAGCGTTACAGTATGTGTGGAGCAAGAATTGGATGTATCGTTTCTAAAAATGATGAGTTCATCAATACTGCTATTAAATTTGCACAAGCTCGTTTAAGCCCTCCTACTTATGCTTTATTAGCTAGTGAAGCAGCTTTAGACACACCTCAAAGTTATTTTGATGAAGTTATTGAAGAGTATCAAGAACGTAGAAATACTTTAATTTCTGAGTTACAAAAAATTGATGGTGTAAAAGTTGCTAACCCTAAAGGAGCTTTTTATTGTGTAGCTGAATTACCTATTGCTGATGCTGATGATTTTGCACAATGGATTTTAGAAGATTTTAACGATAACAACGAAACTATTATGGTTGCACCTGCTAGTGGATTTTATTCTACTGCTGGAGAAGGTAAAAACCAAATTCGTATGGCGTATGTATTAAATAAAGTTGATTTAATTCGTTCTGTAGAGATTTTAAAAATAGCTTTACAACAATACAAAAAATAG
- the murB gene encoding UDP-N-acetylmuramate dehydrogenase, producing MNIQENISLKNYNTFGIHVNAKRFISIDSLYSLQQLLKSEKDIFLISGGSNMLLTKDIEKLVVHLNLKGISIDRENENDIYITVNAGENWHEFVLWCVSENYGGIENLSLIPGNVGTCPIQNIGAYGVEVKDTINRVEAIDIETRKLVSFSNDDCKFGYRNSIFKNIAKDKYIITSVCFQLTKKDHKLTTSYGAIEAEFSSKNIKNPTIKNVSDAVIAIRNSKLPDPKKIGNSGSFFKNPVISKSKFEEIQKDFPNIPSYKVSDTEIKVPAGWLIEQCGFKGKSYGNYGVHEKQALVLVNYGNATGIEIYELAQNIQKTIKNTFSIDLEIEVNII from the coding sequence TTGAATATTCAAGAAAACATATCATTAAAAAACTATAACACGTTTGGCATTCATGTTAATGCCAAACGTTTTATTTCTATTGATTCACTTTATAGTTTACAACAACTTTTAAAATCAGAAAAAGATATTTTTTTAATTTCTGGAGGTAGCAATATGTTACTAACTAAAGATATTGAAAAACTTGTTGTTCACTTAAATTTAAAAGGTATTTCTATTGATAGAGAAAATGAAAACGATATTTACATAACCGTAAATGCTGGCGAAAATTGGCACGAATTTGTACTTTGGTGTGTTTCTGAAAATTACGGAGGTATTGAAAATTTATCTTTAATCCCTGGAAATGTAGGTACTTGCCCTATTCAAAATATTGGTGCATACGGAGTTGAAGTAAAAGATACCATAAATCGTGTAGAAGCTATTGATATTGAAACCCGAAAATTAGTTTCTTTTTCTAATGATGATTGTAAATTTGGATATCGAAATTCTATTTTTAAAAACATCGCTAAAGATAAATATATTATTACTTCGGTTTGTTTTCAACTTACAAAAAAAGACCACAAACTTACCACTTCTTACGGTGCTATTGAAGCTGAATTTTCATCAAAAAACATTAAAAACCCTACTATAAAAAATGTTTCTGATGCCGTTATAGCAATCAGAAATTCTAAATTACCAGATCCTAAAAAAATTGGTAATAGTGGTAGTTTCTTTAAAAATCCTGTAATTTCTAAATCGAAGTTTGAAGAAATTCAAAAGGATTTTCCTAATATCCCAAGTTATAAAGTATCAGACACAGAAATAAAAGTTCCTGCTGGATGGTTAATTGAACAATGTGGATTTAAAGGTAAAAGTTATGGTAATTATGGCGTACATGAAAAACAAGCTTTAGTACTTGTTAACTATGGAAATGCAACAGGTATCGAAATTTACGAACTAGCACAAAACATTCAAAAAACTATTAAAAACACTTTTTCTATTGATTTGGAAATTGAAGTTAATATTATTTAA
- a CDS encoding SCO family protein, whose protein sequence is MISFTAYKTKIENEVKIDKETVLPFFNSAEFTPEWISKSSLKYKEIHTIPDFSFINQNGKKVTNKTYKRKIYIANFFFVTCPGICPILEKNMSKIQDKYKNDSSVLLLSHTVMPTKDSVAVLKKYAIDNNIISDKWNLVTGDKKQLYNVARKGYFADDEFNKTKNTAAFIHSENFVLVDKKGRIRGVYNGTLGLETKRLIRHIEILKKED, encoded by the coding sequence ATGATAAGTTTTACGGCGTATAAAACCAAAATTGAAAATGAAGTAAAAATAGATAAAGAAACAGTATTGCCTTTTTTTAATTCAGCAGAATTTACACCCGAATGGATTTCTAAAAGCTCTTTAAAATATAAAGAAATACATACAATTCCTGATTTTAGTTTTATCAATCAGAATGGGAAAAAAGTTACTAATAAAACTTACAAACGAAAAATTTATATTGCTAATTTTTTCTTTGTTACTTGCCCTGGAATTTGTCCTATTCTTGAAAAAAACATGAGTAAAATACAAGATAAATATAAGAATGATTCTTCTGTTTTATTATTGTCGCACACTGTAATGCCAACTAAAGATTCTGTAGCCGTTTTAAAAAAATATGCTATAGATAATAATATTATTTCTGATAAATGGAACTTAGTTACTGGTGATAAAAAACAGCTTTATAATGTCGCTAGAAAAGGGTATTTTGCCGATGATGAATTCAATAAAACAAAAAACACAGCTGCTTTTATACATTCAGAAAATTTTGTTTTAGTCGATAAAAAAGGAAGAATACGAGGTGTTTATAACGGTACTTTAGGATTAGAAACTAAAAGATTAATTCGTCATATTGAAATTTTGAAAAAAGAAGATTAA
- a CDS encoding toxin-antitoxin system YwqK family antitoxin — translation MLLNETPYSGIVEDYYSKEKLKSTSVYFQGKKHGIYNGWYISGNKWFQRFYTNGLKTGIHVGWFDNGKPMFKYHFNTNGVYNGSITDWYMNGTLLNEFNFKDGREEGSQKTWQPNGKIKANFVTKNGERFGLIGLKKCYSVAIENEKIK, via the coding sequence TTGTTATTAAATGAAACACCATATTCAGGAATTGTAGAAGATTATTATTCAAAAGAAAAGCTAAAATCAACCTCTGTATATTTTCAAGGAAAAAAACACGGAATTTATAATGGATGGTACATTAGTGGAAATAAATGGTTTCAACGTTTTTATACAAACGGATTAAAAACAGGAATTCATGTTGGTTGGTTTGATAATGGTAAACCAATGTTTAAATATCATTTTAATACTAACGGTGTATATAATGGTAGCATTACAGATTGGTATATGAACGGAACATTATTAAATGAGTTTAATTTTAAAGATGGAAGAGAAGAAGGTAGTCAAAAAACATGGCAACCTAACGGAAAAATAAAAGCAAATTTTGTTACTAAAAATGGAGAACGTTTTGGATTGATAGGATTAAAAAAATGTTATTCGGTGGCTATTGAAAATGAAAAAATTAAATAA
- a CDS encoding YHYH protein produces MKKNQLIKKVAVLIMITGLFYACSSDDTTEEGGSTPEATNYDITSILSKFDDVASVSYAVSGNTVTFTTTDLPNHKSPYWGTDNAMYEAYNGTNTSWNQNPGSIGEQEITFTMSLNPSEAVNKTATPMGPIGISRNGVVFFNQYAAGGAPLTGEINSFDQYLGHPAMTTYHYHIKPKFLTDTFGEDAFLGLLSDGFPVYGSLEDGKTVTNDDLDDYHGHTGSTVDFPDGIYHYHITNEDPYLNGNGFFGTAGVVTR; encoded by the coding sequence ATGAAAAAAAATCAATTAATTAAAAAAGTAGCAGTATTAATAATGATAACAGGTTTATTTTACGCTTGCTCATCTGATGATACTACAGAAGAAGGAGGAAGTACACCTGAAGCAACAAACTATGATATTACAAGTATTTTATCAAAATTTGATGATGTAGCATCAGTTTCTTATGCCGTATCAGGTAATACAGTAACTTTTACAACTACCGATTTACCAAATCATAAAAGCCCGTATTGGGGAACAGATAACGCAATGTACGAAGCTTATAACGGAACAAATACTAGTTGGAATCAGAATCCAGGCTCTATCGGAGAGCAAGAGATTACTTTTACCATGTCTTTAAATCCAAGCGAAGCTGTAAATAAAACAGCAACACCAATGGGACCAATAGGAATATCAAGAAATGGTGTTGTTTTTTTCAATCAATATGCAGCAGGAGGAGCGCCTTTAACAGGTGAAATTAATTCTTTTGATCAATATTTAGGACATCCTGCAATGACAACATATCATTATCATATTAAACCAAAATTTTTAACAGATACTTTTGGTGAAGATGCTTTTTTAGGATTATTATCTGACGGATTTCCTGTATATGGTTCTTTAGAAGATGGAAAAACGGTTACAAATGATGATTTAGATGATTATCACGGACATACTGGCTCAACAGTTGATTTTCCTGATGGAATTTATCATTATCACATTACAAATGAAGATCCTTATTTAAATGGAAATGGTTTTTTCGGTACTGCTGGAGTTGTAACAAGATAA
- a CDS encoding sulfatase-like hydrolase/transferase, which translates to MRLAISSFILLFTILVISCGTDNVSEINEPDDEVIVINNKPNILLIIADDMGLDATPGFNIGSIKPVMPNLQKMINNGVKFNNLWSYRTCTPTRSSILTGKYGFRTNVMKVNDALSTSEISLQKHLDNNNSGYNHAVIGKWHLSKDASHPTQMGVGYYAGLLSGGVQSYTNWNFTENQQTTNSTEYTTTKFTDLAIDWVDLQKEPWFLWLAYNAPHTPFHLPPSNLHTQSLSSDQASIDANPMPYYMAMLEALDTEVGRLLASMSQEEKDNTVIIFIGDNGTPNQVVQEHASQRAKGSVYQGGVNVPMIISGKNINRFSESEDALLNTTDLFATISDIAGTGTTEINDSKSFKELFTTSNTSFRDYTYTEIGEDNGTVNYTIRNSTHKYIQFSDGSEALYNLIENPLENPNLLSTNQLPLSASDTVIKDELITKVNSLRE; encoded by the coding sequence ATGAGATTAGCGATATCGAGTTTTATTTTATTGTTTACAATCTTAGTTATTTCATGTGGTACAGATAATGTATCAGAAATAAATGAACCAGATGATGAGGTTATCGTAATAAACAATAAGCCCAACATCTTATTAATTATTGCTGATGATATGGGGTTAGATGCTACTCCAGGTTTTAATATTGGTAGTATAAAACCTGTTATGCCTAATCTTCAAAAGATGATTAATAACGGTGTTAAGTTTAATAATTTATGGTCATACCGAACGTGTACACCAACAAGGTCAAGTATTTTAACTGGTAAATATGGTTTTAGAACCAATGTAATGAAGGTTAATGATGCGTTATCAACATCAGAAATATCACTTCAAAAACATTTAGATAACAATAATTCGGGTTATAATCATGCTGTAATAGGTAAATGGCATTTATCAAAAGATGCTTCACATCCAACACAAATGGGCGTAGGATATTATGCAGGTTTGTTAAGTGGAGGAGTACAATCATACACTAATTGGAATTTTACAGAAAATCAGCAAACAACAAATTCAACAGAATATACTACCACTAAGTTTACTGATTTAGCAATCGACTGGGTAGATTTACAAAAAGAACCTTGGTTTTTATGGTTGGCTTATAATGCTCCGCATACACCTTTTCATTTACCTCCATCAAATTTACATACACAATCATTATCCTCAGATCAAGCAAGTATTGATGCAAACCCAATGCCTTATTATATGGCAATGTTAGAGGCTTTAGATACCGAAGTAGGAAGGCTGTTAGCTTCAATGTCACAAGAAGAAAAAGATAATACAGTAATTATTTTTATAGGAGATAATGGTACGCCGAATCAAGTTGTTCAAGAGCATGCTAGTCAGCGAGCAAAAGGAAGTGTATATCAAGGAGGTGTTAATGTACCGATGATTATATCAGGTAAAAATATAAATCGATTTAGTGAATCAGAAGATGCTTTATTAAATACAACTGATTTATTTGCAACAATTTCAGATATAGCAGGCACAGGTACTACAGAAATAAATGATAGTAAAAGTTTTAAAGAGTTATTTACAACTTCAAATACTAGTTTTAGAGATTATACATATACCGAAATCGGCGAAGACAACGGAACAGTAAATTATACTATTAGAAATTCAACTCATAAATATATACAGTTTTCAGATGGAAGTGAAGCTTTATATAATTTAATTGAAAACCCTTTAGAAAACCCCAATTTATTAAGCACAAATCAATTGCCTTTAAGTGCTAGTGATACTGTTATTAAAGATGAATTAATAACGAAAGTAAATAGCCTTAGAGAGTAA